A single region of the Lycium barbarum isolate Lr01 chromosome 2, ASM1917538v2, whole genome shotgun sequence genome encodes:
- the LOC132626869 gene encoding U1 small nuclear ribonucleoprotein C-like codes for MPRYYCDYCDTYLTHDSPSVRKQHNAGYKHKANVRSYYLKFEEEQTQIMIDQKIKERLGQATAYQQIGAAYNQHLAAFPGQRPRLPMMPPPVLPVPGAMPPQSMPSVRPPILPPPVLGAPGYSAVPPTAPIAGQMPPVSSLPMQPNAVPAPPAMNPLAGVPGVAASPTLGSTSVPATQLMYQPGGTSVPATQSMYQPNPNGIAASSANATTTS; via the exons ATGCCTCG GTATTACTGTGACTATTGTGACACTTACTTGACACATGATtcg CCTTCTGTCCGAAAACAGCATAATGCCGGTTACAAACACAAG GCTAATGTACGGTCTTATTATCTGAAATTTGAGGAGGAGCAAACACAGATTATGATAGATCAGAAAATCAAGGAGCGCCTTGGGCAGGCAACAGCCTACCAGCAAATAGGTGCAGCTTATAATCAACATCTTGCTGCCTTCCCTGGTCAACGGCCCCGCCTACCTATGATGCCACCTCCTGTGCTGCCTGTTCCAGGAGCTATGCCCCCACAATCAATGCCAAGTGTCAGGCCTCCCATTTTGCCACCTCCAGTTCTTGGTGCTCCAG GTTATTCAGCGGTTCCTCCAACAGCACCAATTGCAGGGCAGATGCCACCTGTTTCATCCTTGCCGATGCAACCCAATGCTGTTCCAGCTCCTCCTGCTATGAACCCTCTTGCAGGTGTTCCAGGTGTAGCGGCTTCACCTACTCTAGGCAGTACCTCTGTTCCTGCTACACAATTAATGTATCAGCCAGGCGGTACCTCTGTTCCTGCTACACAATCAATGTACCAGCCAAATCCCAATGGAATTGCTGCCTCTTCTGCTAATGCTACAACAACCAGCTAG